The Shewanella zhangzhouensis genome has a window encoding:
- the crp gene encoding cAMP-activated global transcriptional regulator CRP: protein MALIGKPKPDPTLEWFLSHCHIHKYPAKSTLIHAGEDSDTLYYIVKGSVAVLIKDEEGKEMILSYLNQGDFIGELGLFEEQAERTAWVRAKQACEIAEISYKKFKQLIQVNPEILMKLAAQMSVRLQSTSQKVGDLAFLDVAGRIAQTLLHLARQPDAMTHPDGMQIKITRQEIGQIVGCSRETVGRILKMLEEQNLIQAHGKTIVVYGTR from the coding sequence ATGGCACTCATTGGCAAACCGAAACCCGATCCAACTCTGGAATGGTTTTTATCCCACTGTCATATTCACAAGTATCCGGCCAAGAGCACTCTGATCCACGCCGGTGAAGACTCAGACACCCTCTACTACATAGTAAAAGGCTCCGTCGCAGTGCTTATCAAGGACGAGGAAGGCAAGGAAATGATCCTCTCCTACCTCAACCAGGGCGACTTTATCGGCGAACTGGGCCTGTTTGAAGAGCAAGCCGAACGTACCGCATGGGTCCGCGCCAAGCAGGCTTGTGAAATTGCTGAAATTTCTTACAAGAAATTCAAGCAACTTATCCAGGTTAACCCTGAGATCCTGATGAAGCTTGCGGCCCAGATGTCCGTCCGTTTGCAAAGCACCAGCCAGAAAGTGGGCGATTTGGCCTTCCTGGATGTAGCCGGACGCATTGCCCAGACACTGCTGCATCTGGCCCGTCAGCCAGACGCCATGACCCACCCAGACGGCATGCAAATCAAAATCACCCGTCAGGAAATTGGTCAGATTGTTGGCTGCTCCCGCGAAACCGTGGGCCGCATCCTGAAAATGCTTGAAGAACAAAATCTTATCCAAGCACACGGCAAAACTATCGTGGTGTACGGCACCCGCTAA
- a CDS encoding PepSY domain-containing protein: MSRWLPLGIILTSMLHQGEVAASVVELEHYQATQLVSSGQILSLDATLQRVAAHCQGKLLDAHLFQEGDKWRYDLQFGLQRGQIIHLSVDAASGELNPDSTLPDECKNHETATR; the protein is encoded by the coding sequence ATGTCGCGTTGGCTGCCATTAGGCATCATCCTTACATCCATGCTTCACCAGGGAGAGGTGGCTGCTTCGGTTGTCGAGCTTGAGCATTATCAGGCCACGCAATTGGTCAGCTCAGGCCAGATCCTTTCCCTCGACGCTACCCTGCAGCGGGTCGCCGCACATTGCCAGGGTAAACTCCTTGATGCCCATCTGTTTCAAGAGGGTGACAAGTGGCGCTACGATTTGCAGTTTGGCCTCCAACGTGGTCAGATAATCCATCTGAGCGTGGATGCCGCCAGCGGTGAGCTCAATCCTGATTCCACTTTGCCGGACGAATGCAAAAACCATGAAACTGCTACTCGTTGA
- a CDS encoding response regulator transcription factor gives MKLLLVEDNAMLVKELQKQLKQAGFVTDVTDKVVDADYLIKETQYDCVILDIGLPDGNGLTLLEKWRTEGIHTPVIMLTARSQWHEKVEGFNAGADDYLGKPFHAQELLARIHALINRAHGRPASPGKQLSYSGVVLDESQQTVQVGEQVHELTAMEFRLLKIFLLSPKKLLSKAQLTDKLYQFDDEKESNVVEVYVTHLRKKLGKTAIETRRGQGYIFHGLDV, from the coding sequence ATGAAACTGCTACTCGTTGAAGACAATGCCATGCTGGTCAAGGAGCTGCAAAAACAGCTCAAACAGGCCGGCTTTGTCACCGATGTAACCGATAAGGTCGTTGACGCCGATTATCTCATCAAAGAAACCCAATACGACTGTGTGATTCTGGACATTGGCCTCCCCGACGGCAACGGCCTGACATTGCTTGAAAAATGGCGTACCGAGGGTATTCACACCCCCGTGATTATGCTCACCGCCCGCAGCCAGTGGCATGAGAAGGTGGAAGGTTTTAACGCCGGTGCCGATGACTACCTTGGCAAGCCTTTCCATGCACAGGAGCTGCTCGCCCGTATCCATGCGCTGATAAACCGCGCCCATGGCCGCCCTGCAAGCCCGGGTAAGCAGCTCAGCTACTCAGGTGTGGTACTGGATGAATCGCAGCAAACTGTGCAGGTAGGCGAGCAAGTCCATGAACTGACCGCCATGGAATTCAGACTGCTGAAAATTTTCCTGCTCTCGCCGAAAAAGCTGCTGTCCAAGGCCCAGCTTACCGACAAGCTCTATCAGTTTGACGATGAGAAAGAGAGCAATGTGGTGGAGGTTTACGTGACCCACCTGCGTAAAAAACTCGGCAAGACCGCCATAGAAACCCGCCGCGGTCAGGGATATATCTTCCACGGCCTGGACGTATGA